In the Spirochaetaceae bacterium genome, GCCTGGCAGACGCGCTGCGCGCCGTGCGCCCGGCCCCGGGCGTCGCCGAAGTGCTGGCGCCGGGCGACCCGGAGCGGCGCGCGCGCGCCGAGCGCGCCCGCGACGGCATCCCTCTGCCGGCCGAGGTGTGGCAGTCACTGAGGGACACCGCGGCCGCAGTAGGCGCGGCCCTGCCGAAGGCTGGTCGCGCACGCGCCAAGCTGGCTGATCTCGGCGTTACCGAGGCCGGCATCGCCGATGCAGTGGACTGGGCGCGAAAGTCCGACTGAGAGGAACGGCAGCCCAGGTCACGCCAGGCGCGATTGGCGGTTGGCGGCGCCCATTGGTTCGAGGCGGCAGCCGTCGACGAAGACTTCGAAGAAGTCGGAGGCGGTTTCCAGCTCGATGTGCTCGATTTCGGTGACCAGTTCTTCCAGGGCGCGCCGCCTGGACGTCGACAGCAGCACCTCCCGGGTGCCGCGCAGGGCGGCGTTGCCGATCTTGACGATCCGTTCCTCCGCCACCGGCGCCAGAAAGCCGATGTCGATGGCGCTGTGCACGTCGACGTAGTTGGCGAAGCCGCCGGCCAGGTACAGGCGGTCCACCTCGTGCGGCGCCACGCCGAGGGCGCGGGTGACGATGAGCTGTCCGCAGTAGTTGGCCGCCTTGGCCTGCGCCAGGTTGCTGGCGTCCAGTCGTGAGAAGGTAATGCCGTACTCCGGCACCACGGCGATCTCCCGGGCGCGCCGGTCGTGGGTGAACACGCCCTTGGCGGTCATCTTGCCGTGGCGGCGCAACTCGGCAAGCAGGTCGATCAGGCCGGATCCGCAGATGCCTTCCGGCGCGGCGTCGCCGATGGTGTGGTAGTGGAACCCGTCGCCGCACCAGCGCAGCCGCTCGATGGCGCCCTCGTAGGCGGGCATGCCGTAGCCCACCAGGCCGCCCTCGAACGCCGGCCCGGCGGGGCAGGAGGCGGCGATCATGCGTCCGTCCAGGTTGGCTACTACCTCGGTGTTGGTGCCCACGTCGACCAGCATCGCCAGGCCGCTCTGTCCCGCCATGTCCATCGCCACCAGGTCGGCCGCGGTGTCGGCGCCGACGTGGCTGGCGATGAGCGGCAGGCCGTATACCCGTGCCTGTGGATGAATGGTCAGGCCGAGCGGGCGCGGCAGGCTGGACAGCGCCGTGGTGGTCCGTTGTCCGTCCCGGAACTGGTGCTCGACCTGCGACTTGTACGGTTTCTGACCGAGCGTTTGCACGTCGACGCCGAATACCAGGTCGCGCATGGTGGAGTTGCCGGCGACGGCGACCTCGTAGATCTGCCGCCGCTTGGTGCCGAGTTCCCGCCCGAGGTCCACGATGGCGCTGTTGATGCCGCTCACGATCGCTGCCTGCAGCTCGCCGCGGAACTCGCCGCCGTCGTAGGAGACGCGGTTCATGATGTCGCTGCCGGCAAACAGTTGCGGGTTGCCGAACGAACTGACCTGCAGCGTTTCGCCGTTCTCCAGGTCGACCAGCTCCATGGCAACGGTGGTGGTGCCCACGTCCACGGCCAGGCCGAGCATGCGCCCGTGGTAGCGGTCGATGCGCGTGCCGTCCAGGTAGACGGCGTCGCCGCGGCGCGTCACCGCAGGGTCGACCGCCGCGGCGCCGTTCGTCTCCGGCGTGGCGGAGACGCCGGCCGTGAGGACGCGCGGCTGGCGGCGCAGCGGCGCGAACTCGATGTCGGTGCCGGCGTCCTCCACCACGGCCTGGCAGGCGAGGCGAAACGGGTCGCGCAGGAAGCGCTCCGCATCAGTGCGCTCGCACAGTGCCGCCATGCCGGCCTCGATCTGTACCACGCACTCGTGGCAAGTGCCGGCGCGGCCGCATGAGGTAGCCACCCGCACCGCCAATTCGTCGGCGTAGTCGAATACGGTCCGGCCGCGCTTCAGTACGCGTACTTCGTTGTCGTGAGTGATCGTACCCATGCCGCGGGCCGGGCGTTCAGCGTGCGCCGTCGGGGGCCGGGTCGGATTCCCACGCGGTGCGGTAATCCAGCTTGTCGTCGCCGCCGCACATCAGGAGCTCGCCGCCGGGGCGCGGCCGGCGCTGGTTGCGGCAGCCGAACCTGGCCGTGCACTCGTCGTGGCGGTTCTTGTACGGGCAGCGAAAGGTGGCCTGCACCATGGCGTGATCGGCCATCGCCGACAGTATGGTGCCGAGCCGTTCGCGCCGCCGCTCCCATGCCGCCGCATCCACCTCCCCGGGGCCGCGCGAGCGCTCACTCATTCATCAACCGGAACCCGGTCCAGCCGGGCAGGGCGGCCGACTGCCGGATCCACTCCGCCATCTGCTCTTCGTCCAGCTTGCCCTCGTATACGTCGAACCAGCGCCCGTCGGGGTCCTTTCCGGAGCCGGGCGGCACGGGATACAGCGCCGCGCCGTTGAGGAACGTCATCCTTACGTAGCGGGTCAGGACGTGGTAGCTCGCAAACCACCCCTGGCCCTCGACGCCGTAGAACGGCGAGTTCCACCGCACCGCCTTGCGCACGTCCGGCACGATGCGCACGATGAGGTCGTCGAGCCGGCGCCCGACGGCGCTCTTCCACCCCGGCATGGCCACGATGTAGGCCTGCACGGGCGCGTCGCCGTCGGCCTTCGCGATCTGCGGGTTGCCGCCCGACAGGAGAACCGGCTTGCCGTCAGTCATCCTGGCTCTCCGCCAGCAGGCGCTTGGCCAACTCCACGCACGCGACCGCGTCCTTGCCGTAGCCGTCGGCACCCATGTCGTCGGCGAACTCCTGGGTCACCGGCGCGCCGCCCACCATGATCAGCACGTCGTCGCGCATGCCGGCGTCGATGAACGCCTCGATGGTGCGCCCCATGTTGGGCATGGTGGTGGTGAGCAGGGCCGACATGCCCATCAACTCCGCGTCGTATTCCTCGACCGCGTCCAGGAACTCGTCCGGCGAGGTGTCCACGCCCAGGTCGATCACCTCGAAGCCGGCGCCGCGCAGCATCATGATGCACAGGTTCTTGCCGATGTCGTGCAGGTCGCCCTTCACCGTGCCCATGATCACCCGGGCGATCGACTCGATGCCGGACGCCGACAGGATCGGCTCGATGTGCGCCATGCCCGCCTTCATGGCGCGCGCGCAGGACAGCACTTCGGGTACGAAGATGATGTTCTCCCGGAACTTGATGCCCACGATGCCCATGCCGGCGATCAGGCCGTCGTCCATGATCTCGGTGGCCTCGACGCCGCGGTCGAGCTGCGCGCGGGTGATCTCGTCCACCACGTCGTCGTCGCCTTCGATCAGCCCGGCCGCCATCTCCTGCAGCTCGGGCCGCACCGCCGCGAAGATGTCGATCATGCGCTGCCGCTCATCGGGGCGTTCGATGAACTGCTCGATTTCCTCGCGGATGAACTCGTTGCTTACGTCGCTCAACTCTGCCATCTGTCGGTTATCCGTCCTGTCAGCCGCGGCCAGTGCCGTTGCCGCCCGAGTGTGCATCGTGCCACTCGCGCACGGCCGCGGGAATCGCGCGCAGGTTGTCCAGTGGGGTCTGCAGCGGAATGGCGCACTCGGGTCCGATCAAAGGTACTCCCGCGTCGAGGTTCTCGAACACCTCGGCGCGCACTTCTTCCGGGCCGCGCGCGAACAGGGTCTCCGGGTTGTTGATGTTGCCGACCAGGGCGATGCGGTCGCGCACCAGTTCCATCGCCTCCGCCGGATTGTTCTTGGAGTCGTAGTGAAAGGCCGCGAAGCCGGTCTCCGCGATTGCCGGCATGCGGTCCAGCGTCTTGCCGCAGATGTGCATGATCAGCGGCACCGGCAACTGCTCGGCGAACTCCATGTGCAGATCGCGCAGGTAGCGGCTGTACCACTCGCCGCTCACCAGGTCGCCGGTGGCGTGGTCGGGCAGCGTCAGGGCATCGGCGCCGGCTTCGATCTGCGCGATCCCGAAGTCCACGGTAGCCTTCTTGAGGCGGTCCAGGATCAGCTTGGTCTTGCCGGGGTCGTCAAGCGACAGCAGCAGGAACATCTCCACGCCGAAGCAGTGGTAGGCGAGCGACCACGGCCCCATGGTCTTGCCGACGATCGCCACCTCGTCGCCGTAGTCGCGCTTCAGGATCCGGATCGACTCCATCACGCAGGCGGTATCGGGGTGGGTGAGGAAGTCGGGCGGAATGTGGATGTCGTCGGCGTCCTGCCAGATCGGCTCGCTCATCTTCACCGTCGGCCAGTTGTCCTTCTGCTCCCACTGGATCTTGCAGCCCAGGGCCGAAGAGTCCTGGATGATGGTGAACACCGGCATGATGGTGTCGAAGCCGAGTTCGGTATAGCCGGTGGCGGCGAGCCGCGCCATCAGCTCGCCGTCGCGGTTGGCGTCCGGGAATGGTGCGTCCACCAGGTCCATCAGCTCTACCGTGGCCACCGAGGTGGGATTGCAGAGCGGGGTGCGATCCACCGGCTCCCCGGCGAGCGCGGCCAGCACGCGTTGGCGTCCGTTCATCTGTGTCATCGGCAACCTCTCTTCGCTTGTCGCCGGCTCAGCGCTGCTGGCTCGGCGCGGCCAGCACGCCGCGCGCCGCCGCCAGTTCCTGTTCGCGCAGCACGCCGCGCGCGTTCAGCGCCAGCTTCAGCAGCATCGCCACCAACTCGTGGTGGTCGCGGCCGCAGGCGAAGCGCACCCGGTCGATCGAGGCCGGAAGCGGCTCCATGCCGGCCAGCTTGACCAGCCCGCCGGCCACCGTGGCCACCCGGCGCACCACCTTGGCGCCGGCGGCGTCGGCGGCTGCCCGGTACAGCCCGCCGCCCTCCGGAAGGACGCAAATGGTGGCGTCGGTCTTCTTGTCGTACACCTCCAACGGGCGCGCTGCCGGCGGCTCGCCGGGGTCCAGCTTGCACGCCTCGATGAACGCCCGCCGGGTGGCCTGCTCGTGCGCCGCGCGGCAGGCGAACCGTACCCGCAGCGGCGCGCCCGGTGCCGCTTCCATGCCGGCCACCTCGGCCATCGCCGTAGCAATGGCCTGCAGCCGTGCGCGCGCGCCGTCGCGTGTGCTGTAGCTGTGGATGTCGTACGCCGGGCCGCCGTCCGCGTCCACCGCCCGGTGCAGCGCCACCGTGATGTCGTGAAAGTGGGCGTCCATCGCGACCAGCTCGATGCGCCGGCCCAGGTCGGTCCGTATCATGGCGCCGTTCTCCTTGCGTCGTCGCCGCCCGCACGGCCGGGAAGGAGCCGATCCACCGCTCCATCGATCAGTTCCAGGCGCTCGCGATGGTCGAGAATGCCCGCTCGCCCCATGGCGTAGTAGTCCGCACGCGTAAGGCGCCGGCGCCGAACGTCCGGGGCGGAACGCGGCTCGGCTTGCGGCGCGGTCATGATGCCGGTGGCGGCCATGTGCCGAAGATACCACAACCGGCCCGCCGCGTGTCGCGGCCTCTCCAGCAGTCACGATGCTCGCGGCCTCGGAGCGGGCCGGCATGCCTCGCATGTTCGCCTTTGCGTGCGATTGCCGGGATCGGGTAACCGGAATAGGCTGACATCGAAGATGTTGCCGTATATCCTCCGACGCATCGGCGTGATGGTCATCGTGCTCGCCGCGGTCTCGGTGTGCGCCTTCGTGATCATCCAGTTGCCGCCTGGCGATTATCTCGACGACTACATCGCCGGGCTGCAGGCGCGCGGCACCGAGGTGGACCAGGCGGAGATCGAGGCGCTGCGGCATCAGTATGGCCTGGACCGGCCGATCTACCTGCAATACCTGCGCTGGGTCGGCAAGATCGTGCGCGGTGACATGGGGTACTCGTTCATCTACGCCAAGCCGGTGGAGGTGTTGCTGAAGGAACGCCTGCCGTTGACCGTGACGATCTCGGTGTTGACGCTGCTGTTCGTGTACGCCGTCGCCGTGCCGATAGGAATCTACTCGGCCACCCACCAGTACTCGTTCGCCGATTACGGCTTTACCGTGTTCGGCTTCGTGGGACTTGCCACGCCGAACTTCTTGCTGGCGCTGGTGATGATGATGCTGTTCTTCTACCTCTTCGGCCTCAACATCGGCGGGCTGTTTTCCATGGAGTATGTCGGTGCTCCGTGGAGCTTCGGGAAGCTGCTCGACCTGCTGGCGCACCTGCCCGTGCCGATCGTCGTCCTCGGCACCGCCGGCACCGCCGGGCTCATTCGCGTGCTGCGCGGGTCTCTGCTCGACGAACTGGCCAAGCAGTACGTCATCACCGCCCGCGCCAAGGGCCTGGACGAACAACGCCTGCTGTTCAAGTATCCGGTCCGCGTGGCCGTGAACCCGATCCTCAGCACCGTCGGATGGCTGCTGCCGGAGATCGTATCGGGGGAGACCATCGTCGCCATCGTGCTGGGGTTGCCCACCATCGGCCCCCTCGTGTTCAACTCGCTCCTGTCGCAGGACATGCTGCTCGCCGGGAGCACCATCATGCTGCTCAGCTTCCTGACCGTGGTCGGTACCCTGATCTCCGACCTGCTGCTGGTACTGGTGGATCCCCGCATCCGCTTCGAGGCCGTGCAATCGTGAGTCAACGGGAGGCTCGCACCACCACCGAGACGGTTCGGAACGAGCGCGCCGAACAGTACTTCGTAGCGACGCAATGGCAGTTGATGTGGCGCAAGTTCACGCGCCATCGGCTGGCGGTGACCGGCGGCGTGGTGCTGGTCGTGTTCTACCTCTGGGGTCTGTTTCCGGAGTTCCTGTCCCCGAGCGTTCCATCCGAGCGGGTCAGGGAACTCGCGTATTCTCCCCCTCAGCGTGTCCGGTTCGTGCACGAGGGCAGGATTCGCGGGCCGTTCGTATACGGGAACCGGCAATCGATCGACCCGCTGACGCTGCAAAAGCTGTACACCCCCGACACCACCGACCTGCGCCCCATCCGTCTTTTCGTACGCGCTGCCGAGTACAGGTTGTGGGGTCTCATCCCCGGCAACATTCACCTTTTCGGATCCGACCGCGGCCCGGTCATGTTGCTGGGCGCGGACAGCTTCGGGCGTGACCTGTTCACCCGCAACCTGTACGCCGCACGGGTGTCGCTGTCGGTAGGACTGGTGGGCGTGGTGCTGAGCTTCGTGCTCGGTCTCGTACTCGGCGGAATCTCCGGCTACTACGGGGGCATGGTCGACAACGTCATCCAGCGCATCATCGAGTTTCTCATTTCGCTGCCGACGATACCGGTGTGGATGGGACTGGCGGCGGCCCTGCCGCCGGAGTGGGGGTCGATCCAGATCTACTTCGGCGTGACGATCATCCTCTCCATCGTGGGCTGGACCGGTCTGGCGCGCGTAGTGCGCGGCAAGCTGCTGGAGTTGCGCGAGGCCGATTTCGTGATGGCGGCCCGGATTGCCGGCGCCCGGCAGCGGCGCATCATCGCCGCCCACCTGATGCCGTCGTTCATGAGCTACCTCATCGTCCATCTCACGCTGGCCATTCCGAGGATGATACTCGGCGAGACGGCGCTGAGCTTTCTGGGACTCGGGATCCGGCCGCCCGCGGTGAGCTGGGGAACCCTGCTACAGGACGCGCAGAACATCCAGACCGTGGTGCTCTACCCCTGGCTCATGTTCCCCGCGTTGTTCGTCGTGGTCGCGGTGCTGATGTTCAACTTCCTCGGCGACGGGCTGCGGGACGCCGCGGATCCCTACAAGTAACGCCGTGACCGGGACGCTACCCGTGACCGGGACTCTCGCAAAGAGAATCCCGGTCAACGACAGACTGAAATTGCTGGAATGACTCGTACTACTCCTTGTACCACTGAAACGCGCCGCTGAAGGCGTACACCAGCGGGGGCAGCCGGTTCAGGTCGACGTTCCTCAGGTTTTCGCGCGCGAAGCGAACGTCCGGCGCGGGAGCCACGATGCCCATGTGCCACTGGTTCTCGGCCAAGTTCTGCAGCGCCATGTTGCCGAGCCGCAGGCGTTCGGACTCGTCGAGCGTGGTCGGGATCGCGCGCCAGGTGTCGATGTATTCCTTGGCCGCCGGGATCGGCTCCTCGCCCTCGGCGCCACCGGTCTGGTACCATTGCTGCCAGCGCCGCGCCCAGAACTGGCCGGTGGCCCACCAGCCGGCGCGGCTCTGCGTGGCGGCGAAATCGCTGCCGTCGATGCCCCAGGCCGAGATCATCGACTCGTTGGCCCCGAACTTCTGCCACATCGTTCCGCGCGGACCGACATCGTCGATGATCGCCGCGATCCCGACCTTGGACCAGTGATCGACAATCAGCTCGACCGTCGGCGGGATAGCTGCCCGCCGGGCGCCGGCGATGGTGATGATCAGCTCCAGCGGAGAGCCGTCGGGACGCGTGCGCACGCCGTCGGCATTCGCCCTCACCCCTACCTCGTCGAGCAACTGCATGGCCAGCTCGGGATTGTGCTCGGTGTACTTGTCCTGGTATTCCAGCGCGCCATACCCGGCCTGCGCCTGGACGGACGCCCCGCGCGGCGTGCCGACGCCGGCAAACACCAGGTCATTCACCTCGTCCCGGTCGATGGCATGGGACAGCGCCTGCTTGAACTTCGCCGTCGCGAACAACTCACGCAGCCCCGGATCGTCTATGGTGTGATTGAACAACAGCGTCACCTCGGTGGCGAATGCGTCATGCCCGGTCGGCTCCAGCGAGACGCGATAGTTGTTGCGCTGGGCGTTCTGCATGAACACCGGGAACTTGTCGATGGTCATGCTGCCGCCGTAGATGCCGGCGCCGATATCCTGCTCGCCGCTGATCGCCTTGGCCGCGACCAGCTCGTTGCCCTCCACCACCTGGCCTACAACGTGATCGAGGTAGGGGAGTTGGTTGCCGGCGGTGTCGATCTTCCAGTAGTAGGGGTTGCGGGTCATCAGCACCCGCTCCAGGGTCACCGACTCCACCCACCACGCATCGATCACCGGCAGGTCCTGGGCGTAGGTGTCATCACTGTACTGGCGCTTGGCGGCGAAGAGCTGGTACCACTCGTCGAATCCGGCCTCCGCGGCCAGGTCGCCGGCCTTGTCGTTGTGGTCGATGTGGAACTGCTTGAGGTAGTGCGCCGGATGAAACGGACCGCGGAACGTCTGCGACGCGGCTCCCCAGCGACTGGACAGCGTATACTGCATGGCAGGCAGCGCGACCGCGAACGTGAATTGCACCGTGGTGTCGTCGATCTTCCGAAAGCGCACCAGCTCACCACCCGAATTCCATGGGGTCGGCTTCCGCGGCATGATGTCGTCGTTCTGCAGCATGTCCTCGTACCAGAACACGAAGTCGTCGGCAGTGAATGGCGCCCCGTCAGACCAGTGCATACCCTTGCGCAGGTGCACGGTGAAGGTCCGGGCGTCCGCACTCTGCTCCAGCTCCTTGGCCGCGTTCGGGAGCACCTGCACCAGGTCCGGGCGGGCTCTGATGAACAGCTCCTCCAGGTGCATGTACGATTGCGGCCCCCACACGTCGGCGCGCGCGGTCACGTTGAGCTGGTCGGTGTACTTGCCGATCCGCTCCAGCGGCTGAATCACCAGCGGCTCCTGTGACATGCGCTCTTCCACGGGTGGCAAGTCGCCGCTGCTCACCATAGCCGCCAGCATGGGTGACTCGCCGAAGCTCGTGATCCGGCTGCCGGTTGCCGACTCGTAGGCGGCCAGCGTTACCCAGCGGCCCCCCGCGGCGAGCGGGCCTGGGCCGAGTTCCCCCATACCCGCGTCCGCCCCCGCGGCACCCTCGGCCTCACTGCCGGCGTAGGCGCCGAAACCGGCCGTGACCGCGATCAACGCCGCGATCAGAATACGTATTACCATAGTCCCCTCCTTGAAGTGGGATAGCTCATGGTATGCCATCGACAACCGGCACACAAGCTGGGCTGGTGCCGCCCACCGCGCTCACGACTTCGCCGACTTCGGGGCGCGGCCGCGAGCAACGCCGCCGCCGGCGCGCTTCTTCGACTACGCTGCGTCGAGCGCCGGATGGCCGTTCTCACCGATGCCGGCGGCAGCGGCCGACCCGGTCACGCCGGGCCGTGGCGCCCAGCAGCGGCGCACCGAACGCCGTCCGCTGTCCGGTCGCCCCGGGAGGATCCGGTCCACCGCCAGGCGCAGGTCGGGCAGCGCGGCCACGTGCCGAACATACCGCAGCCGGCGCGTTGCGCGTCGCTGCCTGACGCTTTGACGGGCAGCCGCGGGCGGCGACGAACCGCCGGGTTCGCCGCAACCGGCATTCGCGGTAGGATCGACCGGAGTGCGGCGTTCCGGCCGCCGGCCGGCCGGCAGCCG is a window encoding:
- a CDS encoding MtaA/CmuA family methyltransferase — its product is MTQMNGRQRVLAALAGEPVDRTPLCNPTSVATVELMDLVDAPFPDANRDGELMARLAATGYTELGFDTIMPVFTIIQDSSALGCKIQWEQKDNWPTVKMSEPIWQDADDIHIPPDFLTHPDTACVMESIRILKRDYGDEVAIVGKTMGPWSLAYHCFGVEMFLLLSLDDPGKTKLILDRLKKATVDFGIAQIEAGADALTLPDHATGDLVSGEWYSRYLRDLHMEFAEQLPVPLIMHICGKTLDRMPAIAETGFAAFHYDSKNNPAEAMELVRDRIALVGNINNPETLFARGPEEVRAEVFENLDAGVPLIGPECAIPLQTPLDNLRAIPAAVREWHDAHSGGNGTGRG
- a CDS encoding DUF1801 domain-containing protein; protein product: MTDGKPVLLSGGNPQIAKADGDAPVQAYIVAMPGWKSAVGRRLDDLIVRIVPDVRKAVRWNSPFYGVEGQGWFASYHVLTRYVRMTFLNGAALYPVPPGSGKDPDGRWFDVYEGKLDEEQMAEWIRQSAALPGWTGFRLMNE
- a CDS encoding corrinoid protein is translated as MSDVSNEFIREEIEQFIERPDERQRMIDIFAAVRPELQEMAAGLIEGDDDVVDEITRAQLDRGVEATEIMDDGLIAGMGIVGIKFRENIIFVPEVLSCARAMKAGMAHIEPILSASGIESIARVIMGTVKGDLHDIGKNLCIMMLRGAGFEVIDLGVDTSPDEFLDAVEEYDAELMGMSALLTTTMPNMGRTIEAFIDAGMRDDVLIMVGGAPVTQEFADDMGADGYGKDAVACVELAKRLLAESQDD
- a CDS encoding ASKHA domain-containing protein, which produces MGTITHDNEVRVLKRGRTVFDYADELAVRVATSCGRAGTCHECVVQIEAGMAALCERTDAERFLRDPFRLACQAVVEDAGTDIEFAPLRRQPRVLTAGVSATPETNGAAAVDPAVTRRGDAVYLDGTRIDRYHGRMLGLAVDVGTTTVAMELVDLENGETLQVSSFGNPQLFAGSDIMNRVSYDGGEFRGELQAAIVSGINSAIVDLGRELGTKRRQIYEVAVAGNSTMRDLVFGVDVQTLGQKPYKSQVEHQFRDGQRTTTALSSLPRPLGLTIHPQARVYGLPLIASHVGADTAADLVAMDMAGQSGLAMLVDVGTNTEVVANLDGRMIAASCPAGPAFEGGLVGYGMPAYEGAIERLRWCGDGFHYHTIGDAAPEGICGSGLIDLLAELRRHGKMTAKGVFTHDRRAREIAVVPEYGITFSRLDASNLAQAKAANYCGQLIVTRALGVAPHEVDRLYLAGGFANYVDVHSAIDIGFLAPVAEERIVKIGNAALRGTREVLLSTSRRRALEELVTEIEHIELETASDFFEVFVDGCRLEPMGAANRQSRLA
- a CDS encoding ABC transporter permease, which gives rise to MLPYILRRIGVMVIVLAAVSVCAFVIIQLPPGDYLDDYIAGLQARGTEVDQAEIEALRHQYGLDRPIYLQYLRWVGKIVRGDMGYSFIYAKPVEVLLKERLPLTVTISVLTLLFVYAVAVPIGIYSATHQYSFADYGFTVFGFVGLATPNFLLALVMMMLFFYLFGLNIGGLFSMEYVGAPWSFGKLLDLLAHLPVPIVVLGTAGTAGLIRVLRGSLLDELAKQYVITARAKGLDEQRLLFKYPVRVAVNPILSTVGWLLPEIVSGETIVAIVLGLPTIGPLVFNSLLSQDMLLAGSTIMLLSFLTVVGTLISDLLLVLVDPRIRFEAVQS
- a CDS encoding ABC transporter substrate-binding protein translates to MVIRILIAALIAVTAGFGAYAGSEAEGAAGADAGMGELGPGPLAAGGRWVTLAAYESATGSRITSFGESPMLAAMVSSGDLPPVEERMSQEPLVIQPLERIGKYTDQLNVTARADVWGPQSYMHLEELFIRARPDLVQVLPNAAKELEQSADARTFTVHLRKGMHWSDGAPFTADDFVFWYEDMLQNDDIMPRKPTPWNSGGELVRFRKIDDTTVQFTFAVALPAMQYTLSSRWGAASQTFRGPFHPAHYLKQFHIDHNDKAGDLAAEAGFDEWYQLFAAKRQYSDDTYAQDLPVIDAWWVESVTLERVLMTRNPYYWKIDTAGNQLPYLDHVVGQVVEGNELVAAKAISGEQDIGAGIYGGSMTIDKFPVFMQNAQRNNYRVSLEPTGHDAFATEVTLLFNHTIDDPGLRELFATAKFKQALSHAIDRDEVNDLVFAGVGTPRGASVQAQAGYGALEYQDKYTEHNPELAMQLLDEVGVRANADGVRTRPDGSPLELIITIAGARRAAIPPTVELIVDHWSKVGIAAIIDDVGPRGTMWQKFGANESMISAWGIDGSDFAATQSRAGWWATGQFWARRWQQWYQTGGAEGEEPIPAAKEYIDTWRAIPTTLDESERLRLGNMALQNLAENQWHMGIVAPAPDVRFARENLRNVDLNRLPPLVYAFSGAFQWYKE
- a CDS encoding ABC transporter permease — protein: MSQREARTTTETVRNERAEQYFVATQWQLMWRKFTRHRLAVTGGVVLVVFYLWGLFPEFLSPSVPSERVRELAYSPPQRVRFVHEGRIRGPFVYGNRQSIDPLTLQKLYTPDTTDLRPIRLFVRAAEYRLWGLIPGNIHLFGSDRGPVMLLGADSFGRDLFTRNLYAARVSLSVGLVGVVLSFVLGLVLGGISGYYGGMVDNVIQRIIEFLISLPTIPVWMGLAAALPPEWGSIQIYFGVTIILSIVGWTGLARVVRGKLLELREADFVMAARIAGARQRRIIAAHLMPSFMSYLIVHLTLAIPRMILGETALSFLGLGIRPPAVSWGTLLQDAQNIQTVVLYPWLMFPALFVVVAVLMFNFLGDGLRDAADPYK